In Halobacteriovorax marinus SJ, the following proteins share a genomic window:
- a CDS encoding trypsin-like serine peptidase: MQKFIFLFLISLVAHGGIVNSDDRHEIQYSPLHIQEIAKSIAALIPKKNMTQLPNGDYKLHGLSYVDDLNFCSDERFVNEQKMIANCSASLIGRKDILTAAHCIDEDHGYSIRDYYIVFDYKFNAETKSHIVVPKSSVFEINKLKQYTFDFPGDKDIARLELKEAPKNRKILKLARKRISLSSEIYMLGFPFGLPMKYHDNGYITSETTFLNGQDSFTHSLDSFSVNSGSSIFDANTNEIVGVLVRGTGLNYTLDKERNCNIWGQGDHHFGEANYIDLLLEL, encoded by the coding sequence ATGCAAAAATTTATCTTTCTCTTTTTAATTTCTCTCGTGGCCCATGGTGGTATCGTTAATTCTGATGATCGTCATGAGATCCAATACTCTCCCCTACACATTCAAGAGATAGCAAAATCTATTGCAGCACTCATCCCCAAAAAGAATATGACTCAATTGCCAAATGGAGACTATAAACTTCATGGCCTTAGCTATGTCGATGATTTGAACTTTTGTAGCGATGAGAGATTTGTAAATGAGCAGAAGATGATCGCAAATTGTTCCGCTTCTCTTATTGGAAGAAAAGACATCCTAACCGCAGCTCACTGTATTGATGAAGATCACGGGTATTCTATTAGGGATTACTATATTGTCTTTGATTATAAATTCAATGCTGAGACAAAGAGTCATATCGTTGTTCCGAAAAGTAGCGTATTTGAAATAAATAAATTAAAGCAGTACACATTTGATTTCCCAGGAGACAAAGATATTGCTCGACTAGAACTTAAGGAAGCTCCAAAGAATCGTAAAATTCTTAAGTTGGCGAGAAAAAGGATTTCACTTTCAAGTGAGATTTATATGCTTGGCTTTCCTTTTGGTCTTCCTATGAAATATCACGACAATGGTTACATAACTAGTGAGACTACTTTCTTAAATGGACAAGACTCTTTTACTCATAGCCTCGATTCATTCTCTGTTAATTCAGGTTCATCAATCTTCGATGCAAATACAAATGAGATCGTCGGTGTGCTTGTTAGAGGAACAGGGTTAAATTACACCTTGGATAAGGAAAGAAATTGTAATATCTGGGGACAAGGTGATCATCACTTTGGAGAGGCCAATTATATCGATCTTCTCTTAGAGCTTTAA
- a CDS encoding Glu/Leu/Phe/Val family dehydrogenase: protein MSLFDAPLFKDAYEQLTQAADVMGLDRNILERLKYPKRALQVAVPIRLDDGSVRTFQGYRVQHNMTLGPGKGGIRFHPGVDLSETAALAMLMTFKCALVGLPLGGAKGGIEVDPNELSRQELQSLTRRYATEINMIIGPNVDVPAPDIGTDGQTMAWFMDTYSQIKGYTVPGVVTGKPITIGGSLGRAESTGKGVAYCVNFACQKLGMTIDKNTTIAIHGFGKVGVPAAQDLSAQGARIVAISDVSGAVYNKDGLDIEKCYEWTRQGKYLKDMEGVELISNAQLLELDVDVLIPAAIDGVVTKENAGNVKAKIVAEGANGPLTREAIDIITKRGGFIIPDILCNAGGVIVSYFEWVQGLQNFFWDLDQINGKLHDILKDSFDNVFDTATKYNTDMKKAAFIAALARLERAMRLRGLFPA, encoded by the coding sequence ATGAGCTTATTTGATGCGCCACTTTTTAAAGATGCTTACGAGCAACTAACACAAGCGGCAGATGTAATGGGTCTAGATAGAAATATTCTAGAAAGATTAAAATATCCAAAGAGAGCACTTCAAGTTGCCGTGCCAATTCGTCTTGATGATGGTTCAGTTAGAACTTTCCAAGGTTACAGAGTTCAGCACAATATGACTTTAGGTCCAGGAAAAGGTGGGATTCGTTTTCACCCAGGAGTTGACCTTTCTGAGACAGCTGCTCTTGCAATGCTTATGACATTTAAGTGTGCACTTGTTGGTCTACCTCTTGGTGGAGCAAAAGGTGGGATTGAAGTTGATCCTAATGAGTTATCAAGACAGGAGCTTCAATCTTTAACAAGAAGATATGCAACTGAGATCAATATGATTATTGGACCAAATGTTGATGTTCCTGCTCCAGATATCGGGACAGACGGACAAACAATGGCATGGTTCATGGATACTTATTCTCAGATTAAGGGTTATACTGTTCCAGGTGTTGTTACTGGTAAGCCAATTACGATTGGTGGATCACTAGGTAGAGCCGAGTCTACAGGTAAAGGTGTTGCTTACTGTGTGAACTTTGCTTGTCAAAAACTTGGAATGACAATCGATAAGAATACAACGATTGCTATTCACGGTTTTGGTAAGGTAGGTGTTCCTGCAGCTCAAGATCTTTCTGCTCAAGGAGCAAGAATTGTAGCGATTTCTGATGTATCAGGTGCTGTTTACAATAAAGACGGTCTCGATATTGAGAAGTGTTATGAGTGGACAAGACAAGGAAAGTACCTCAAGGATATGGAAGGTGTAGAGTTAATTTCAAACGCACAACTTCTAGAGCTTGATGTAGATGTTCTAATTCCTGCTGCGATTGATGGTGTTGTCACTAAAGAAAATGCTGGAAACGTAAAAGCAAAGATAGTTGCTGAAGGTGCAAACGGACCTTTAACTAGAGAAGCAATTGATATTATCACTAAGCGTGGTGGATTCATTATTCCAGATATCCTTTGTAACGCTGGTGGTGTTATTGTTTCTTACTTTGAGTGGGTTCAAGGGCTACAAAACTTCTTCTGGGATCTAGACCAGATTAACGGAAAGCTTCACGACATTCTTAAAGATTCATTTGATAATGTTTTTGATACAGCTACAAAGTATAATACAGATATGAAAAAAGCAGCTTTCATTGCAGCTCTAGCGAGACTTGAAAGAGCGATGAGACTTAGAGGTCTTTTCCCAGCTTAA